In Bradyrhizobium paxllaeri, the genomic stretch GTCGCCGCGTAGCCGCTCAAGAGCCGCATCAATCGCATCGCGCAGGCTGTCATCCGGGCGGACTATGCCAACAGCGACATTCCAATTAAGGTTCGCCTCGCTCTCGTCGCGATCCAATATGCGGAGCGCCTTGTCCGGATGCGTCAGATTGAAATAGCCCGCCACCGTCGGCGTTACCGCCGCCGCGTCGATCTCATGGTTTGCCAGGGCCTCGAGGCTGTCGATCTCAAACCCGAAGGTCGACGTCGGCACACGCCGCTGGCCGATGACCATCGCCGCCATGGATCCGACCTGAACCCCAACCTTCGTGTGTTCGTTCAGGCTCTTGAACGACGTCAACGTGCTGGCCGACGGCACAGCCAGAGCAACGCCCGTGCGATAATAGGGTTTTGAGATCCTCAAATTAGTTTCGCTTTGCGCCTCGCGATCGGCAATGACATCCAGAAGAATGTCGCAGCCGGCGCTGCGCATCTGGTACCGGGTGATAATCCAGTCGAGCTTCAGTGAGACGCCGAGCTCGCGTGCCAGCGCCTGTCCCAATTCAACCTGAAAGCCGGGAGGATCGCCGGCTTTGCTTGCGAATGGAAGCGAGTTGGGGTGAGCGCAAAGTCCGATCACGCCGGTGGAGCGGATCATGTCGAGCGATCGTGCCTGCGCCGGACCGATCAATGCCGGACTGATCAACGCGATGGCTGCAACGACCGAGAGCGGGAGAATGGTTTTCATTCCGTGTCCCCGTGTGGTTGGTCGGGTCTCGGCGGCTCAGCCCTCGCGCGGTTTCAAGGCCCGGATGAATTTGACCATCTGGTCGATCTGCGCGTCGGTGAAGGCGCCATCGAATGCCGGCATCGCGCCTTGCTTGCCATGCTTGATGCGGTTGCGAATATAGTCGTCGTCGCGCGGCGAATTCATCAACTGCGGCCCCTTGCCGGCAGCCCGACCGCCGTCGGAGTGGCAAAAGCCGCAAGTCCCCGCGAACACCTGCTCGACGTCGAGCGTCCCGTTGTCGGGCGCAGGGGTAGCAGGCTGCGCGTGAACCGCCATGGCGCACAGTAGCCATGTGCCCACCACCGTAGACACTCGTCCGGCGATCTTGTTGGACTGCAATTTCAAGACGTGCCGCTCCATTTTCCACAAGAACACTCGCTGCACGGGGAG encodes the following:
- a CDS encoding substrate-binding periplasmic protein, which gives rise to MKTILPLSVVAAIALISPALIGPAQARSLDMIRSTGVIGLCAHPNSLPFASKAGDPPGFQVELGQALARELGVSLKLDWIITRYQMRSAGCDILLDVIADREAQSETNLRISKPYYRTGVALAVPSASTLTSFKSLNEHTKVGVQVGSMAAMVIGQRRVPTSTFGFEIDSLEALANHEIDAAAVTPTVAGYFNLTHPDKALRILDRDESEANLNWNVAVGIVRPDDSLRDAIDAALERLRGDGTVERIYRRYGVILQSPK
- a CDS encoding c-type cytochrome, producing MKLQSNKIAGRVSTVVGTWLLCAMAVHAQPATPAPDNGTLDVEQVFAGTCGFCHSDGGRAAGKGPQLMNSPRDDDYIRNRIKHGKQGAMPAFDGAFTDAQIDQMVKFIRALKPREG